The sequence below is a genomic window from Pseudorca crassidens isolate mPseCra1 chromosome 7, mPseCra1.hap1, whole genome shotgun sequence.
CAACACCTCCATCTCTAGCTGGTGGGTGAAGTGAGCAACGGTCCACCTGCGTGGTaggaggcccaggagaggggcACCTTGATGTGGCCGACGGCCCCAGCTGGTACCCAAAGCTCCCGCCTCCCGGTACAGCCCAGACATTGCCATGAACCAGGCCTGGGGAACAAGTGGGCCACGGGGTCGGGGGAACAGTGTCTGGATGCCCCAGGACACGGGGGCAAAGATCCTGATGCCTGCCGACTcctgtctctccatctctctggtGGAGTGAAGGGCGTTCCACCTCCCCAGTTCTCTGGAGATGCCCCCCAGGCGCTGAGCCCAACAACCCGGGTTCCACAGTTGCCAATGGCTCCTTGGCCAGCCTGAGAATGCTGGGATCCTTGCGGTAAAAACCCTAaagagaggagaagggattaagctCGTGCTGACTTTGCTTCCCAGTGCTTAAAAGGATGGGCAGAACTGACAACCAGCAGGTGTGAGCCTGTGTGGCTTTAAGGGTTGTGAAAATACTGAAGAACATACTGGTTAATAGGCACTGGTCCCCTAACTGCCTCCGCTGCAGCCCTGGCTACCCCAGATCCTTCCCCAGGATTTCTCAGGCCTCCCCATAACCCAGCAACTAAAGGCTTAACGCCTGGCACAGTCAGAGGTCCTCCAGGATCTATTCAGATTGTGTGATGCCCTGTACCACActggatttaaaatattttacatctcATCCCTGAGGTGACCCTGGGGGTCCCTTGTGGGTGAGGTACCAGAGGTACGGGCCATGGGGCCACCTGCCCGTCCCACTCCCAGATACAGGGCCttgtctgcccctccccccaggacaAGACCACACATTCTGAGGCCCCAGTTCCCAGGGCCTTGTTCTGGGTGGACAATGCATGAGTCAATTCCTGAAATGGCCCAAAGGCAGGTGAGGCCTAATGAAATGGGTTTGCTCAGAAGAGGAATTGCTTGGGGTTGACTATGTCTGAGCTGACAGGCTCCTCCTCTGCCTGGGTACCACCTTATCTTTTCATCCGAATGGAAGGGCAGAGTGGTTTGGCCCCGGCAGGGTTGCTCAGGGGCCACTGAGCCCTGCTGCATGGCCCCCAGGTACCCTCTCTGCTCCAACACTCACCTTGCTGCCTAATCCGAAGGCAGAGGGCACTTTGGGCTGGACTCCGGAGCACCCCCAGGGGTGCGGGGTCAGGGGCCAGTCACATGGACGCTCTGCGGGCAGGCTGGACACTAGGTAGGGTGGCAGGCAGCTGGGCACCCAGAAGGGAGCTTGCTCAAGGATCTTGGTCTCCAGAAGAAAGGGGCAGTAAAAGGGTCGGAAGGCCACAGGGTCACTCTTGGGAGGGCCACCGTTATGCTCAGGAATCAGTGGGCCGTAGCAAGGCGGGCACGCTGACCCACGGAACGCCAGCGGATGGGTAAGCATAGCCTCCTTCCAGCGCAGCGCCCCCTTGCTGCCCGACCAGCTAGCCTTCCTCTCCCCGTTCCGGGAACCTTTGCCCTCCACCAATGGGAGCGTGTCCTTGGGGATCTGGGGGAAGCCAGGGGGGAGCCAGGAGTCTGGGGTGCTCAGGACACCCCTCCAGAAGGGAGCAGGCTCTCCCAGGCACAGTGCTGCAGGGCTCAGGCCATCTTGCGGTGGGGTATCCGGCTCTGGTCCCACGATGCCATTCTCAGGGGCTGTCTTCTCCCAGGCTGGGCTGTCCTTCAGGAAGCTGGGCGTACTCTCCATCACTctcctgccctcatggggctcTCCCAGAGGGAGTCCCTGGAGCATAACCACCGAGGCGTGAGCTGCTTAGACACATGCCTCAAGCACCCTACCGCCTGGTACAGAGTGGGCACCGCCCTGGCAGCACCAAGGCACCCCAAACCAGTAAGACAAGTGCCAACCTACAGCTGGGCTCCACGTTGCCTGCTACAGGAGACTCGAACGACCCGCCTGAGTGGGATGTTCCAGTGTGGGAGGTCATCCCTTCCCCTGAATGCCTGGAACTTGACAGCCCACCTGGGCCAGAGCCCCTCAGCAGAGACTGCTGATTCTAGGATGGCATGTCCTGGCCTCGTCGAGCCTGGAACTGGTCATGAGCCATGCGGAAGGACAGAGGGCAAGAACCCAAAAGAAGAGCTCCGTGGAAGGCACTACACTGGGAGACAAGAAGCTTGGATCCTGGCCCTGATCCAgtcacctgctgtgtgaccttgggcaagtcacgtcACTCCTCTGGTGCCCTTGTGTAAAATAGGGTTGGGAAATGGGCAGTCTCAGAAGCCTCTTCCCTGCGCTGCAGTCTGTGGTTCTGGGGGTgctgcttccccacccccagccctcagcCCCACCTAGGCTTTTTTGGGTGGGAAGTGCAGACAGGGTAGGCTGGAGTCACGGGGGAGAGCAGGGCGGCTGGCTGGAATCTCTCCCTACACCTGGGCAGCCCCGAGTCTGCCTCTTCCAGGTGCTGTACAGTTTCTTGGCTTCTGAGGCAGAGCCCAGGACAACTGCTGGGGGCTGGGATCTCCACCACTGCCCCCAAGGGAAGGAGTGAGCCGGCACAGGGGAGGGGAGTTAGATCTAGGCCTCAGCCGGGATGGGTCAAGATGCCCCAGTCCAGCCGACAGTGCTAGGGCGGCCGGTGGACGCTGGTAAATGCAGCCTGGccgaggggagggaaggaggcgggGAAAGCGGGCTGGGGCCCAGAGAGAGGCAAAGGAGGGAAAATTGAACGTGCGTGCAAAGGAGCAGGGTGACAGGTGGCACCAGAGCCCCGGCGCTCTCCCAGCACGGCCACGTCTGCCCACTGGGGGAAGctccaggaaggaggggagggagcccAGGGACCCGTGACACAGGGCGCTCGGGTTTTCTGGGGCCACCGCTCCGACGCGATCCAGCCCCGTCGGGCATCCTAACTTTCAGAGGTGTGGCCAAGCCCAGAGGAGCAAGGGGAGCTCATTCCCTGCGTGCGGCGCGGGCTCGGCTCAGAAATGCCCTGCTATGGGCGTCCCCAGAAGGCGAGCGCCCGGCGCCCCTCTCGGCCCTTACCTGGGCTTCACGCGCCGGGcgcggcgcgggcggcggcggtCTTTGTGGCCGACGCCGGGTGCCCTCTCCCCATGGGCTGGTTCCGGGGCCTCCCGGCCGGCGGGCGAGAACTCGTTCGTTCTCCCGCTCTCTGCTCAGCGCGCTGGCTCTCTCTTTTCCCCGGGGCGGCGGGGGCGCTCTAGGGCCGCAGGTTGGAGGGGTCGGGCTCCGGGATCTGCAGGATGCGGCACACGGCGCGGATCGGCCGCACCAGCTTCTGGGCCGAGGCCGTGGGTTGCGCCATGGGACGCCGAGACTCCGTGCTGCGCTGCGGGGAGGGCCGGGCCGGGGCTAGGGAGCGGGTGCCCccggagggagagagggagccgGGCCGGGGGGAACGCGCGCCCCGGGTCGGAGATGGCGGAGTGGGGGGAAAGGCcgaggggccgggggagggggtcGTGCCTGGAAGGGAGGCCGATCCCGTGACCCGGGAGAGAGGCACCAGCTACGGCGCAGCAAGGCGCGGCGCGGCTAATGGAGGGAGTGCCCAGCGGAGAGCGCAGCAGCACCTCTGATCGCCATCGCCAGACGCGCAACTGAGAGTGGGGAAGCTGCTCCGCCGGTTTCCTCCTCCAGCACCCTGCGGGGAAACAGTAGCCCGAGATTCGGCGGCCCCGCCTGGGCCTGCCCCCTCCCGGGCCCCGGGGGCTTCCGCCAACGCCCCGGCGATGCCACCGGCTGCGCACGGGGAGAATGAGCCCTttgttcccccctcccccccgcggCACCCGGGCGCCTGCCGAGAGAGGCTCCCCCGGGGCAGCGTGCCAGCTTCCCAGCCGCCCCACCCTCCCGTGGGCCCGGCCCCGGAGCCTGGCAGGCGGGCAGCACCCCCACTATAGGTGCCAAGCCCGGGAACTGGAGCAAAGGGCGGGAGGGGCCGGACCAGGCCACGATGGGGCGGGGTGCCCCCAGGGGTgccagggcagggctgctgggaggggtCAGTGCCAGAGCTGGCAGGGGCAGTCGAGTTCTCACGGGTCAATGATGGGCGCTGTGACCCACGCCAGCCACCCCGTGCTTTCTGGACCACTGGCTCTTGATCCTCTCCAGCTCTGGCACGCGGGCACACACGCTGGCCCAGGTCTGCCCTGCCCGGTTCCTCATCTGGCCAAGCTGCTCTTCACCGTTCCAGACGCAAGCCCCCTCCCAGGGCACAGTGTCCTAGAAGGGTCTAGGCTCTAGTCTGTTCCTGGTCTAAGGGCCCCAGTTTCACCAATCGTCCAGAGAGGAAGTGGGACCAGATGCGCTCCACCACCTGCTCCAGCCCCGTGTCCTGGGGGTCTGCGCCATCCCGTGCTCCTAGTGTTTCCAGGCCCGCCCTGGAGAGGAGCCCATGGGAGTGGCTcctgggagggagcagagaggaggagaggaaatgggaaagcagggcacCCTCCACCCGAGGAATCATCCTGGCCCT
It includes:
- the HRURF gene encoding protein HRURF, producing MAQPTASAQKLVRPIRAVCRILQIPEPDPSNLRP